Proteins encoded in a region of the Elaeis guineensis isolate ETL-2024a chromosome 7, EG11, whole genome shotgun sequence genome:
- the LOC105049022 gene encoding uncharacterized protein isoform X1 → MWNGKPNIAFAGNYFVIKILMPPLGIPFPSQFLPPRNRPAHPLLSKHVRSAAVISSASMVPAFLSIHLFNLFATSNRSTAVFLSILPSSALFLPPKFLRCSFQPAFDKEHHSQPASDNETQPAFRAKQGWVVTTRSYHLKIM, encoded by the exons ATGTGGAATGGCAAGCCGAATATTGCATTTGCAGGAAATTACTTTGTCATAAAAATACTAATGCCGCCCCTTGGCATTCCCTTCCCTTCTCAATTTCTTCCTCCTCGAAATCGCCCTGCACATCCACTTCTTTCCAAGCATGTCAg ATCTGCTGCAGTCATCTCTTCGGCATCGATGGTTCCCGCCTTCCTCTCCAtccatctcttcaatctcttcgCAACATCGAATCGATCCACTGCGGTCTTCTTGTCGATCCTGCCTTCCTCTGCACTCTTTCTTCCCCCAAAATTTCTAAG GTGTTCTTTTCAACCAGCATTTGACAAGGAGCATCATTCTCAACCAGCATCCGACAATGAAACCCAACCAGCATTCAGAGCTAAACAG GGATGGGTTGTGACAACAAGGTCCTATCACTTGAAGATTATGTAA
- the LOC105049022 gene encoding uncharacterized protein isoform X2, giving the protein MWNGKPNIAFAGNYFVIKILMPPLGIPFPSQFLPPRNRPAHPLLSKHVRSAAVISSASMVPAFLSIHLFNLFATSNRSTAVFLSILPSSALFLPPKFLRCSFQPAFDKEHHSQPASDNETQPAFRAKQNKDGWKPGTKLG; this is encoded by the exons ATGTGGAATGGCAAGCCGAATATTGCATTTGCAGGAAATTACTTTGTCATAAAAATACTAATGCCGCCCCTTGGCATTCCCTTCCCTTCTCAATTTCTTCCTCCTCGAAATCGCCCTGCACATCCACTTCTTTCCAAGCATGTCAg ATCTGCTGCAGTCATCTCTTCGGCATCGATGGTTCCCGCCTTCCTCTCCAtccatctcttcaatctcttcgCAACATCGAATCGATCCACTGCGGTCTTCTTGTCGATCCTGCCTTCCTCTGCACTCTTTCTTCCCCCAAAATTTCTAAG GTGTTCTTTTCAACCAGCATTTGACAAGGAGCATCATTCTCAACCAGCATCCGACAATGAAACCCAACCAGCATTCAGAGCTAAACAG AATAAAGATGGGTGGAAGCCAGGAACAAAATTAGGATGA